Within Paenibacillus albicereus, the genomic segment GAAGAGCAGGATCGTCTTCGTGCCGATCTTGCGCAGCTGGCCGAGGCTCGAGATCGACGAGATGCTGGAGATGACCAGCACCGCCACGAGCGGAATGACGAGCATCTTGATGAGGTTGACGTAGATGGAGCCGATCGTGCCGATGCTCGTGGCGTCGAGCTCCAGCGCATTCAGCGACACGCCGACGATCAGACCGATGCCGAGCGCGATCAGCACCCGATAGCCGAAGCCGACGCGGCGGCGCGCCAGCCAGACGAGCAGGCCGACGACCACAAGGGAAACGAGCAGGCTGACCCAGTTCGTCTGGAACGCGTGCACGAGATTGTTATCCGTAGACAATGAAGACATCCCCTTTATATCCTAGTGTTTTACTATGCTATAGTATACTAGCCAGGCTGACCTCTTATGTCAACGATTATTTAGTTCGTGAATAATGGAAGTCATGAACGATTCGGCTTTGCTGCCGGTTTATTCCAGGCTGAGCATAAGTCAATCGGCCTCACATATATTTTTCTAAAAACGTGAGGGGGACCTGAAATGTGCACCGCCGTCACGATGACCACCTCGGATCGCCATTCGTTCTTAGCCCGCAATTTCGATTTCAGCGAGCTCCCGGTCGACTACAAGGTGTATTTTCTTCCGCGCAGGTATAGATGGTTCAATCGGGCGGAGGACCGGTACATATCCAGCCGCTATGCCGTTTTAGGCATGGGAGCTTCGCCAGGCGAGCAGCAGATCGGATTGTTCGACGGCATGAACGAGCATGGACTGATGGGCGTGGTGCATTACTTCGATGGCTTCGCCCGGTACGAAGAGCAGCCGGACGTGAAGAAATTCAATATCGCTCCTTTTGACTACCTGCTTCATGTCCTGTCCCAGTTCAGGCTGACCGACCAGATTGTCGAGCACCTGGAGAAGACCCGCCTTGTCGCGATCGAATTCGATATTTTGAAGAGGATCCCGCCGCTGCACTGGATTTTCACCGACCGCAACAATCGGACCATCGTCATCGAGAGCACGAGCGAAGGCGTGAGCGTATATCGGAACAAGGTCGGCGCCTTCGCCAACAGCCCGGACTTCCGCTGGCATCTCGTGAACTTGAATCTGTACGTCAACCTCACCCCCGTCAACAAAGCCGAGAACGTCTATTGGGGTGACTACCAGATCAATCGTTCGCCGGAACTGTCCAGCGGCAATTACGGCATTCCGGGAGACTACTCCTCCCCCTCCCGTTTCGTGCGGGCCGCCTTTCTCCGCAATCATATCGAGCCGGCCGCGACGGAAACGGAAGGATTGCTGAACACCTTGAAAATCCTTGAGTATTGCGCGGTCCAGCGAGGAGGGGAAATCGAGGACGGAGACCCGACCTTCACCCTTTATACAAGCTCGATGTGCAGCCAATCCGGCATGTACTACTTCAACACCTACGAGGACAGCCAGGTCCACGCCGTCAATCTGTTCCACAACCTCGACCAAGACAAAGTCATCACCTATCCCGTGTCCCGTGAGCAGTCGATCAAGTATCGGAATTGAACAAACGCCAAGCCCCGCATGCGCTGCTGAAAAGCAGCGCATGCGGGGCTTGGCGTGTTAAGGAAACAAGAGCAGGAGACTCCGTGCCCAAGGGACTCATCGGCTCATCTGGCTTGTCCGGAGCGAGGCATGCGAGCCTCAAGCTCAGCCCGGCAGCATCGCGCCCATGCGCGTCGCGGACTGGACGACGAGCGCCGACTGCTCGCGGATGATGGAGGGCGTGAAGCGCGCGGCCGGTCCCGATACGGACAGCGCCGCCGCCAGCCGGCCGCTGCGGTCGAAGACCGGCGCCGACAGCGCCGCCGCTCCCGGCTCGCGCTCCTCCATGCTCGTCGCGTAGCCGAGCCTCCGGATCTCCTCCAGCTGCTCGCGGAACGACTGCGGATCAAAGCCTTGAGGCAGAGCCTCCGAAGCCATCATCTGGGCGGCCAGCCCCGGCTCCGCGAACGCGATGAGCACCTTGCTCGACGCCCCGACGTACAGCGGCAGCCGTACGCCGACGGGCGCCACGCGCCGGATCGCCTGATTGCTCTGCACCGCCTGGATGCGGATCCGCTCGCTGCCGTCCCGTACGTACAGGCTCACCGTCTCCCCGAGCGTGTCGCGCAGGCGCTCCATCTCCGGCAAGCAGATGACCGCCGGGTCGCCGGAGCGCGACCGATGCGCCGACAGCTCCCAGATGCGCATGCCCAGCCGGTAGCGCTCGGAGCTGCGGTCGCGCTCGAGGAAGCCCTTGTCCTCCAGCGTGGCGAGCATCCGATGCACGGTGCTCTTGTGCAGCCCGACCCGCTCGGCGATCTCGGTCATAGGCAGATCGCTCTCCGTCGTAAAGCAGAGCAGGATATCCAGCGCCCTCTCCACGGCCCTTACATTCGATTTTCCATCCTCGGCCTTGCCGGTGCGGGACGGTTCCATGCGCTCACCTGCTTTCTTGTCCGGGGCGGAGAAGCGGGTGCTTCTTCTCCGTTCTCATTGAGAATCATTATCATTATAGGGGAGATGAAGCGTTTCGTCTACCTTCAAACAGTTTCATTGAGTGAAACTAAGATTCTCCTAGTATAACTCGTTTCCTTTATCGCGTAAAGAAACGGCTTCATTTTACGGCAACATTACAAGAGCTTAACAATTGCTCGACATCAATTGACAGCCCGGACGATCGACGCATAAAGTAGTAGTACCAAGGACTTAGAACGCTTACAAAACAAGGGAGGGGAAGACGAAATGAGCAG encodes:
- a CDS encoding IclR family transcriptional regulator, producing the protein MEPSRTGKAEDGKSNVRAVERALDILLCFTTESDLPMTEIAERVGLHKSTVHRMLATLEDKGFLERDRSSERYRLGMRIWELSAHRSRSGDPAVICLPEMERLRDTLGETVSLYVRDGSERIRIQAVQSNQAIRRVAPVGVRLPLYVGASSKVLIAFAEPGLAAQMMASEALPQGFDPQSFREQLEEIRRLGYATSMEEREPGAAALSAPVFDRSGRLAAALSVSGPAARFTPSIIREQSALVVQSATRMGAMLPG
- a CDS encoding choloylglycine hydrolase family protein, which translates into the protein MCTAVTMTTSDRHSFLARNFDFSELPVDYKVYFLPRRYRWFNRAEDRYISSRYAVLGMGASPGEQQIGLFDGMNEHGLMGVVHYFDGFARYEEQPDVKKFNIAPFDYLLHVLSQFRLTDQIVEHLEKTRLVAIEFDILKRIPPLHWIFTDRNNRTIVIESTSEGVSVYRNKVGAFANSPDFRWHLVNLNLYVNLTPVNKAENVYWGDYQINRSPELSSGNYGIPGDYSSPSRFVRAAFLRNHIEPAATETEGLLNTLKILEYCAVQRGGEIEDGDPTFTLYTSSMCSQSGMYYFNTYEDSQVHAVNLFHNLDQDKVITYPVSREQSIKYRN